In Puntigrus tetrazona isolate hp1 chromosome 7, ASM1883169v1, whole genome shotgun sequence, the following are encoded in one genomic region:
- the prox3 gene encoding prospero homeobox 3, giving the protein MDSPSDRFHQQPSQMCPFELYRSLPDSNPSSHRFSPGSLSSHPLFSPLMHPSSASQRWGSFRQRQGLFPGLLVDDDVSEEDVFGKREFAIGVSSQRCPGERGQGSAPEPGDWGQDFARVKRLRMDSAARSEEDTRREGKRGRKSTASARMDERKAAEQGNRRESREGRKRQRQELKLQLEETRGKLLELQRKVWKVYGGQADDEKGGEEEQENGAINLDEVAEMFSDSDDPLAGSGFSPPRCSSKKPAETNGNAGMFPETSVDLDLELNGDQVWLGCSLVRGEWESVEGGQKFAQALKQELANVVAQVIDRVVRLYAETDPSAVASTAVSQETGMTLDLKPDRRPRTHAAEQVEALPLVTKSPQDKRAPIAQSVHKDLLLPQANPSLAPLPQPPLPALLPPRSKEHFLPSYPPDNAVPLPLLHYTMQNLFTRSLSSLPLHKDCLSESFMDFRSHNSAFPPLPLLGQLDPSQSDRAREGGMRGGGAGVVDGGDAGLYLAAGSSQEGLSPCHLKKAKLMFFYTRYPSSSTLKTYFPDVKFNRCVTSQLIKWFSNFREFFYIQMERFARQAAREGLASARERALRLGRDTELYRILNMHYNKSNDYQVPERFVEVSEVALREFFSAIQSGRDTDPCWKKAIYKIICKLDSPVPDSFRLPGCPTDSYRMG; this is encoded by the exons ATGGATTCCCCTTCGGATCGATTTCATCAGCAGCCTTCCCAGATGTGTCCCTTCGAACTGTATCGCAGCCTGCCAGATTCCAACCCCTCAAGCCACCGATTTTCCCCCGGCAGCCTGTCTTCCCACCCGCTCTTCTCCCCTCTCATGCACCCCAGCAGCGCATCCCAAAGGTGGGGTAGTTTCCGACAGCGCCAGGGCTTGTTCCCTGGGCTTCTGGTAGATGATGATGTAAGTGAAGAGGATGTGTTTGGGAAGAGAGAGTTTGCCATTGGGGTATCGTCACAGCGCTGTCCTGGAGAGCGGGGACAAGGTTCGGCTCCCGAGCCTGGCGACTGGGGGCAGGATTTTGCCAGAGTTAAGAGACTCAGGATGGACTCGGCAGCTAGAAGTGAAGAAGACACGAGGAGAGAGGGGAAGAGGGGGAGGAAGAGTACAGCTTCGGCTAGAATGGACGAGAGGAAGGCAGCGGAACAAGGGAACAGGAGGGAAAGCAGGGAAGGTAGGAAGCGGCAGCGGCAAGAACTGAAGCTCCAGCTCGAGGAAACCAGAGGGAAACTTCTGGAGCTCCAACGCAAGGTGTGGAAAGTATACGGAGGGCAGGCGGATGATGAGaaaggaggagaggaagaaCAAGAGAACGGGGCGATTAATCTCGATGAGGTTGCGGAGATGTTTTCCGACAGTGATGATCCGCTCGCTGGCAGCGGATTTTCTCCTCCGCGCTGTTCGTCTAAGAAACCCGCTGAAACCAACGGGAATGCTGGGATGTTTCCAGAGACCTCCGTGGACCTGGATTTGGAGTTAAATGGCGATCAGGTGTGGCTGGGATGCAGCCTGGTCAGAGGTGAGTGGGAGAGCGTGGAAGGAGGGCAGAAGTTTGCACAAGCTCTAAAACAAGAGCTGGCAAACGTTGTGGCTCAAGTTATCGACAGGGTCGTCCGCCTCTATGCCGAAACTGACCCCTCGGCAGTCGCATCCACCGCCGTTTCCCAAGAAACCGGCATGACGTTAGATCTAAAGCCAGACCGGAGGCCGAGAACTCACGCAGCAGAGCAGGTGGAAGCGTTGCCACTTGTCACAAAGAGTCCTCAAGACAAGAGGGCCCCTATTGCTCAGAGTGTACACAAGGACCTCCTCCTCCCTCAAGCCAATCCCAGCCTCGCTCCGCTACCCCAGCCTCCTCTCCCGGCTCTTTTACCCCCAAGGAGCAAAGAGCACTTCCTGCCCTCCTATCCCCCAGACAACGCCGTTCCCCTGCCCCTTCTTCACTACACCATGCAGAATCTCTTTACCCGCTCCCTCTCCAGTTTGCCTCTTCATAAGGACTGCCTGTCTGAGTCTTTCATGGACTTCCGTTCGCACAACTCTGCGTTCCCACCCCTCCCGTTGCTGGGCCAGTTAGACCCCTCTCAGTCGGATAGAGCCAGGGAAGGAGGGATGAGAGGAGGTGGAGCAGGGGTGGTGGATGGAGGAGATGCAGGGCTCTATCTTGCTGCTGGGTCA TCTCAGGAAGGTCTCTCTCCGTGCCACCTGAAGAAAGCCAAACTCATGTTCTTCTATACACGCTACCCCAGCTCCAGCACACTCAAGACATATTTCCCTGATGTCAAA TTCAATCGCTGTGTCACTTCCCAGCTGATTAAGTGGTTCAGTAACTTCCGGGAGTTCTTCTATATCCAGATGGAGCGCTTTGCCCGTCAGGCAGCCAGAGAGGGGCTTGCATCTGCCAGGGAAAGAGCACTCCGCCTGGGCAGGGACACTGAGCTCTACCGCATTCTCAACATGCACTACAATAAGAGCAATGATTACCAG GTTCCAGAGAGGTTTGTGGAGGTATCTGAGGTGGCCCTGAGGGAGTTTTTCTCTGCCATACAGAGTGGTCGGGATACTGATCCGTGCTGGAAGAAGGCCATCTACAAGATCATCTGTAAATTAGATAGCCCGGTGCCTGACAGCTTCCGTCTGCCGGGTTGCCCCACGGACTCTTACCGGATGGGTTAA